The following nucleotide sequence is from Nocardioides eburneiflavus.
GAGGGCTCCGACCTGCACGTCACCACGCCGTCCACCCAGGTGTGACCGCCATGACCGACGCGACGCCTGACGGCCTCCTCGTCATCGGCTCCTCCCAGGCCGGCGTCTCGCTCGCCACCTCGCTGCGCGCCCTGGGCTACGACGACCCGATCACCCTGCTCGGCGACGAGAACCACCGCCCCTACCAGCGCCCGGCGCTGTCCAAGGAGTGGCTCCAGGGCGAGATCACCAACGAGTCGCTCATGTTCCGCACCCAGGCCTACTGGGACGAGCACCGCATCGACGTCGTCAAGAACGAGCGCATCGTCCGCATCGACAAGGCCGCGGACGGATCGGGGACGGCGCACTCCCTGTCCGGGGCCACGTTCGCCTTCGACCGTCTCGCGCTGGCCGTGGGCGCCCGGCCGCGGCGCCTGCTCCTCGAGGGGGTGGACCTGCCCGGCGTGCTCTACCTGCGCAACGCCGACGACGCCCTCGAGCTCAAGGCGCGCGTGCCCTCCGTCCGTGACGTCGTCATCATCGGCGGCGGCTTCATCGGCATCGAGGCCGCGGCGTCGCTGCGCAAGATGGGCCGCACCGTGACCCTGCTCGAGGCGGCCCCGCGGCTGGTGCCGCGGGCAGTGGGGGAGGAGACGTCGGCGTACCTCCTCGACCACCACCGCGCCGCCGGCATCGACGTGGTCCTGGGTGCCGACGTACGCCGCATCGTCGGGCGCGGCGACCGCGTGGGCGGGGTCGAGCTGGCCGACGGCCGCGTCGTCGCGGCGGACCTCGTCCTCGTCGGGGTGGGCGTCATCCCCAACACCGAGCTCGCCGAGTCCATCGGGCTCGTGTGCGACAACGGGGTGCGGGTCGACGAGTCGGCGATCGCCTCCGACGGGGTGACCGTGGCCGTCGGCGACTGCGCCAACCAGCCCAACCCCGTCCCCGGTGCACCCGAGGGCGACCGGGTCCGCTTCGAGAGCGTCAACAACGCCATCGAGCAGGCCAAGGTGGCGGCGTACGCCATCACCGGGCGGCGCGAGGAGTACGCCGGCATCCCGTGGTTCTGGTCCAACCAGGGACAGCTCAAGCTCCAGATCGCCGGGCTCTCCTCCGGACACGACCGCACGCTGGTGCGTGCCGAGCCCGACCGGGGCCGGCACTCGGTCCTCTACTACCGCGGCGACCGGCTCCTGGCCGCCGACTGCATCAACCACCCGCTGGACTTCATGGCCGTGCGCAGCGCGCTCTCCAAGGGGCTGGCCATTCCCCACGACGACGCGGCCGACCCGGCCGTCGCGCTCAAGTCCGTCACCGTCGACCCGGCCGCGCTCGTCGCGGCGGAATGAGAACTCCCATGACGACCCAGTCCCTCCACCAGACCGGCGAGCTGACGAGCGAGCGTCCCGTACCCGCGTCCGGGCCGGTCGACGCCACTCCCATCTCGCTGACCCCTCCCGACGGCGACGACCTCGACCCGATCTGGAGGTCGGTCGTCACCGAGACCCGTACGCGCGGCAACGACATCCACCTGCCGATGTCGCTGGCCTACGCCGAGCGGCTGTGCACCGCGCACCACGAGGCCAACCGGCTGCTCGTGCGGGTCACCATCGCGCTCCACGACACCGGTTGGGGCCGGGTGGACGAGGATCGGATCCTCTCCGAGGGCTTCTCCGGCGACTGGCGCAAGGCGGAGATCCGCTTCGAGCACGAGCGGCAGGGCTGCCTCATCGCCCGCGAGGTGCTGCCGCCGCTGGGCTACGACGCGGACTTCGTCGAGGCGGTCTGCGCGATCATCGACGGCCACGACACCCGCCAGGAGGCGTACTCGCTCGAGGACGCCCTGGTCCGCGACGCGGACCGGCTGTGGCGCTTCGACCACGCCGGGATCGCGCTGGCGTCCGGCTGGTTCCGGATGGACCCGGCGGTCTACAGCGACCGGCTCGAGGCCGAGATCATCCCCGAGCTCATCACCGCTGCGGCGATCGAGATCGCGACCGCGGAGCTCGGCCGCTCGCGGGCACTGCTCAAGACGGCCGTGATCCGATGACGGCGACGAGCACCGTGGGCACCTCCCGCAACCACACGCCGCGATGGACCCATGCGGACGACGTCTACGTCGACGGCGTCTGGCGCGGCTCGACGTCGTCGGCGCGGATCCCGCAGGTCGACCCGGCCACGGGACTGGAGTGGGGCTCGGTCCCCGACGCGTCGGCCGAGGACGTCGACGCCGCGATGTCCGCCGCGGACCGGGCGTTCCGGTCCGGCGACTGGGCGACGAGCACACCGTCGGAGAGGGCTGGGCTGCTGCTGCGCGTCGCCGACGAGGTCGAGGCGCGCGCCGAGGAGATGGCGGTCACCAACACCCTCGAGAACGGCTCGCCCGTCAGCGAGACGAGGGGAGCCGCCGCCAACGCCGCCGGCATCCTCCGCCACGTCGCCGGGCTGGCGTCCTGGCTCGAGGACGACGACGTCCGCCCGTTCCCCGCCGGCGGTGCGGAGTCCGTCGTGCGCAGGGAGCCGCTGGGTCCCTGCGTGCTGATCGCGCCGTGGAACTTCCCGATCAACCTGATGGTCGTCAAGCTCGCGCCGGCCCTGCTGGCCGGCAACACGGTGGTGATGAAGCCGGCCCCCGGCACGTCGCTCTCGATCCGCTTCGTGGTCGAGGCGTGCGAGGCCGCCGGCCTGCCGCCGGGCGTCGTCAACCTCGTCACCGGCGGGGGAGAGGTGGGCGACCGCCTGGTGCGCCACCCCCTGACCGCCAAGGTCGCGTTCACCGGGTCGACGCCCGTCGGTCGCCGGATCGCGGCCGCCTGTGGGGAGCTGCTGCGCCCCGTGACGCTCGAGCTCGGCGGGAAGTCGTCCGCGATCGTGCTCGCGGACGCCGACCTGGAGCAGATGTCGTCGGTGCTGATCCGCAGCTGCCTGCGCAACACCGGCCAGACCTGCTACATCTCCACCCGCGTCCTGGCGCCGTCGGCGCGCTACGACGAGGTCGTCGACATGGTGACCCGCACCGTGGCCGCGGCGCCGCAGGGCGATCCGTTCGACGAGGCCACGGTCTTCGGCCCGATGGCGTCGCAAGCGCAGTTCGACGTGGTCCGCGACTTCCTCGACTCGGCGCGTGCCGAGGGAGCCCGCGTCACCACCGGCGGCGGCCCCGTCGACACCGACTCGGGGTGGTTCATCGAACCCACCGTCCTCGCCGACGTCACCCCCGACATGCGGGTCGCACGGGAGGAGATCTTCGGGCCGGTGGTCAGCATCCTGCGCTACGACGACGTCGACGAGGCGGTCGCGCTGGCCAACGACACCTCCTTCGGCCTCGGCGGGCTCGTGTTCTCCACCGATCCCGAGGCGGCGCTGGCCGTCGCCGAGCGGATGGACACCGGCTCGGTCGGCCTCAACTTCTTCGCGTCCAACCACGACGCTCCGTTCGGTGGCCGGCACGACTCCGGGCTCGGTGTCGAGTACGGCATCGAGGGCCTGTCGCAGTACGTCGCCTACAAGACGATCCACCGCCCACGCGATACTGGGGCGCGTGAGTAGCTCCGTGCTGGTCCTCAACGGACCCAACCTCAACCTGCTCGGCCGTCGCGACCCCGAGGTCTACGGGACCGCGACCCTCGCCGACGTCGAGGCGCTGTGCGTGGCGGAGGGGGAGCGTCTCGGTCTCCGGGTGGAGTGCCGGCAGAGCAACCACGAGGGCGTGCTCATCGACTGGATCCACGAGGCCTTCGAGTCCGGCGCGGCGGTCGTCGGCAACTTCGGTGCGTACACCCACACGTCCATCGCGATCATGGACGCACTCGTGGTCCTCACCGCACCGGTGGTCGAGGTGCACATCTCCGACATCCACGCGCGCGAGGAGTTCCGTCACCTGTCCTACGTGGGCAAGGTGGCCGATGCTGCCGTCATCGGCAAGGGCGTCGACGGGTACGCCGAGGCGTTGCGCGAGGTCGCCCGGCTGCTGGAGGGCTGAGCCGAGCCAGGGCCGGTCACGACGTCGGGTTGCCTTCGGCGGAGAGTGCCTTGTCGAGCCCGTCGCGGCTCATCCCGACGCGACGGGCGAGCTCGCTCATGTTCTGCGAACGGGCAATCACGCCAGCACGAGGGACCGCAAGGGGTCCTCGCCGGACGCCTCGAGCGTGATCGCGAGGTAGTTCGCGACGCCTTCGAGATCGTCGAGGTAGTCGGCGACTCCAGCCCGAGGGCCCAGGTCGCTCGAACCACGTCATGGCGCGGCCGACGTCGCCCTTGTCCACGTGCTGTCGGGGTCGTCCCGCCACGCCTCTTCGTCGAGAGCCAGGTCGGCGATACGCCGGAGGGCGGGGGAGGAGCGCACGAGGTGTGCGTCGAAGACTCCGAACTCCGACAGCGCGTAGCTACGCTGCGGAACCGGCGAGGCCAGCCAGATCGAGGTCGGGCAACGGGTGCGAGCAGACCTGTTCGGCTTGCTCGGCTGAGAGCCCGAATGTGCGCAACAGGTCACGGGCGATCTGGTCCGCGGCCTGCGCGTCGTCACGTTCGGGGTGGTCGTGCAGGAACTGCCCCAGCGCGATGATGGATCCAGCGGCCATCACGAGCGCCAGATCGGCGTCCGAGACGGTGAACCGGCCGCTGTCGATTCCGGCCTGGATGTCGCGTCTGGCGCGTGGGGCGAGGCCGTCCGGGGAGCTGAGCAGGTCCAGCCCGGAGCTGAGCAGCACGCGGCTGAGCTCAGGGGCGCGCCGGTGCAGCCGACCGGTCAGCCGAAAGCTGGTCGCGAACGTGAGGGCCGGGTCGTCGAGTCCCTCGGTGAGCCGGTCGAGAACCGCACCGTGCAGGTCGAGTACCTCGGCGACGGCTGCGGCGAACAGCGCTTCCTTCGACTCGAAGTGGTTGTAGAACGAGCCCATCCCCACGTCGGCCAGCTGGGTGATCTCGAGGATCGGCACGTTGCTCTGACCGTCGGCGAGCAACGTCTGCGCAGCGCGGATCAGCGCTGCACGGGTGCGTGCCTTGCGTCGCTCGCTGCGTCCCGGTGTGGCTTTCGCGGCCTCGTCATGCTCTGCCATGGGTGCAGGTTAGCGCAGTTCTGACGATTTCGTCAGAAACACTTGACTGAGGTTTTCGACATGGATGACGATATCGTCAGATACGCAAGGAGGCGTCGGATGAGTCACCGTGGCACCCACAGCGACCTGCACAGTGAGCAGGGGGCTCTTGCCGGTGAGCACCCCGGACGGGCTGCCAACCCGGTGATCAAGGTTCACGACATCGCTTGGCTGGAGTTCCAGAAGCCCGATCTCGCAAAGTCGCAGATCTTCGCTCACGCGTTCGGTTTCACCACGACACTGC
It contains:
- a CDS encoding NAD(P)/FAD-dependent oxidoreductase: MTDATPDGLLVIGSSQAGVSLATSLRALGYDDPITLLGDENHRPYQRPALSKEWLQGEITNESLMFRTQAYWDEHRIDVVKNERIVRIDKAADGSGTAHSLSGATFAFDRLALAVGARPRRLLLEGVDLPGVLYLRNADDALELKARVPSVRDVVIIGGGFIGIEAAASLRKMGRTVTLLEAAPRLVPRAVGEETSAYLLDHHRAAGIDVVLGADVRRIVGRGDRVGGVELADGRVVAADLVLVGVGVIPNTELAESIGLVCDNGVRVDESAIASDGVTVAVGDCANQPNPVPGAPEGDRVRFESVNNAIEQAKVAAYAITGRREEYAGIPWFWSNQGQLKLQIAGLSSGHDRTLVRAEPDRGRHSVLYYRGDRLLAADCINHPLDFMAVRSALSKGLAIPHDDAADPAVALKSVTVDPAALVAAE
- a CDS encoding HD domain-containing protein, encoding MTTQSLHQTGELTSERPVPASGPVDATPISLTPPDGDDLDPIWRSVVTETRTRGNDIHLPMSLAYAERLCTAHHEANRLLVRVTIALHDTGWGRVDEDRILSEGFSGDWRKAEIRFEHERQGCLIAREVLPPLGYDADFVEAVCAIIDGHDTRQEAYSLEDALVRDADRLWRFDHAGIALASGWFRMDPAVYSDRLEAEIIPELITAAAIEIATAELGRSRALLKTAVIR
- a CDS encoding aldehyde dehydrogenase family protein, with the protein product MTATSTVGTSRNHTPRWTHADDVYVDGVWRGSTSSARIPQVDPATGLEWGSVPDASAEDVDAAMSAADRAFRSGDWATSTPSERAGLLLRVADEVEARAEEMAVTNTLENGSPVSETRGAAANAAGILRHVAGLASWLEDDDVRPFPAGGAESVVRREPLGPCVLIAPWNFPINLMVVKLAPALLAGNTVVMKPAPGTSLSIRFVVEACEAAGLPPGVVNLVTGGGEVGDRLVRHPLTAKVAFTGSTPVGRRIAAACGELLRPVTLELGGKSSAIVLADADLEQMSSVLIRSCLRNTGQTCYISTRVLAPSARYDEVVDMVTRTVAAAPQGDPFDEATVFGPMASQAQFDVVRDFLDSARAEGARVTTGGGPVDTDSGWFIEPTVLADVTPDMRVAREEIFGPVVSILRYDDVDEAVALANDTSFGLGGLVFSTDPEAALAVAERMDTGSVGLNFFASNHDAPFGGRHDSGLGVEYGIEGLSQYVAYKTIHRPRDTGARE
- the aroQ gene encoding type II 3-dehydroquinate dehydratase; translation: MSSSVLVLNGPNLNLLGRRDPEVYGTATLADVEALCVAEGERLGLRVECRQSNHEGVLIDWIHEAFESGAAVVGNFGAYTHTSIAIMDALVVLTAPVVEVHISDIHAREEFRHLSYVGKVADAAVIGKGVDGYAEALREVARLLEG
- a CDS encoding DNA-binding protein — translated: MIARSQNMSELARRVGMSRDGLDKALSAEGNPTS
- a CDS encoding TetR/AcrR family transcriptional regulator, coding for MAEHDEAAKATPGRSERRKARTRAALIRAAQTLLADGQSNVPILEITQLADVGMGSFYNHFESKEALFAAAVAEVLDLHGAVLDRLTEGLDDPALTFATSFRLTGRLHRRAPELSRVLLSSGLDLLSSPDGLAPRARRDIQAGIDSGRFTVSDADLALVMAAGSIIALGQFLHDHPERDDAQAADQIARDLLRTFGLSAEQAEQVCSHPLPDLDLAGLAGSAA